One genomic region from Streptomyces sp. NBC_01304 encodes:
- a CDS encoding extracellular solute-binding protein, which produces MQRRITGLTAAAAALGMTVTLAGCGSSGDSDEVTLKLVAANYGDSSANSSQKYWDGLVADFEAKNPKIKVDVDVYSWSDVDAKVAEMVKDDKAPDLAQIGAYADYAAQDKLYAADDVLSIRTQSDFLPQLTDAGEYRRNQYGMPFGSSTRLLFFNKDLFAKAGISDAPESWTELAADAARLKSQGHAKYPFALPLGREEAQAEAMIWMLAGGGGYTDRSGTYRINSQENIKTFEWLRDDLVGADLTGPVAPGKLNRQDAFDAFAKGEVGMLSGHPALLKQAKEAGLNFDTAPMPGINGNAKGTLGVADWMMAFKQNGHQKEIGTFLDFVYEQKNVVDWSERYGIPPVTVSAAEAIGADPKQKHLKEFLDELPTSEFYPVGETSWARVNADIKQQIGKTVEKGGNPRSVLTELQNEAVAAQSEEE; this is translated from the coding sequence GTGCAGCGGCGCATTACGGGGCTGACGGCGGCGGCAGCCGCACTGGGCATGACGGTGACGCTGGCCGGCTGCGGCTCGTCCGGCGACTCCGACGAGGTGACACTCAAGCTCGTCGCGGCCAACTACGGCGACAGCTCCGCCAACAGCTCGCAGAAGTACTGGGACGGGCTCGTCGCCGACTTCGAGGCCAAGAACCCGAAGATCAAGGTCGACGTCGACGTCTACTCCTGGAGCGACGTGGACGCCAAGGTCGCCGAGATGGTCAAGGACGACAAGGCGCCCGACCTCGCGCAGATCGGCGCGTACGCCGACTACGCCGCGCAGGACAAGCTGTACGCCGCGGACGACGTGCTCTCCATCCGTACCCAGTCCGACTTCCTCCCGCAGCTGACCGACGCGGGCGAGTACCGGCGCAATCAGTACGGCATGCCCTTCGGTTCCTCGACCCGGCTGCTCTTCTTCAACAAGGACCTGTTCGCCAAGGCCGGCATCTCCGACGCCCCCGAGAGCTGGACGGAACTCGCGGCCGACGCCGCGCGGCTGAAGAGCCAGGGGCACGCCAAGTACCCGTTCGCGCTGCCGCTCGGACGCGAGGAGGCGCAGGCCGAGGCGATGATCTGGATGCTCGCGGGCGGCGGTGGCTACACCGACAGATCCGGGACGTACCGGATCAACTCGCAGGAGAACATCAAGACCTTCGAGTGGCTGCGGGACGACCTGGTCGGCGCGGACCTCACCGGTCCGGTGGCCCCCGGCAAGCTCAACCGGCAGGACGCCTTCGACGCCTTCGCGAAGGGCGAGGTCGGCATGCTCAGCGGGCACCCCGCGCTACTCAAGCAGGCCAAGGAGGCCGGCCTGAACTTCGACACGGCGCCGATGCCCGGCATCAACGGGAACGCCAAGGGCACGCTGGGCGTCGCCGACTGGATGATGGCCTTCAAGCAGAACGGCCACCAGAAGGAGATCGGCACGTTCCTCGACTTCGTCTACGAGCAGAAGAACGTCGTCGACTGGTCCGAGCGCTACGGCATCCCGCCCGTCACCGTCTCGGCGGCCGAGGCGATCGGCGCCGACCCCAAGCAGAAGCACCTCAAGGAATTCCTCGACGAGCTGCCGACGTCGGAGTTCTACCCGGTGGGCGAGACGTCCTGGGCGCGGGTGAACGCGGACATCAAGCAGCAGATCGGCAAGACCGTCGAGAAGGGCGGCAACCCGAGGTCGGTGCTGACCGAGCTGCAGAACGAGGCGGTGGCGGCGCAGAGCGAGGAGGAGTAG
- a CDS encoding DUF3263 domain-containing protein translates to MTELSDRDLAVLAVERRGWPSAGVKERTIREQLGISPTRYYQLLNALLDDPRALAHDPVTVNRLRRIRDERRERRQ, encoded by the coding sequence ATGACCGAGCTCAGCGACCGTGACCTTGCCGTTCTTGCCGTGGAGCGGCGCGGCTGGCCCTCGGCCGGCGTCAAGGAGCGGACGATCCGGGAGCAGCTGGGTATATCGCCCACCCGCTACTACCAGTTGCTGAACGCGCTGCTCGACGATCCGCGCGCCCTGGCCCACGACCCGGTGACGGTCAACCGGCTGCGCCGGATCAGGGACGAGCGGCGCGAGCGCCGCCAGTGA
- the otsB gene encoding trehalose-phosphatase, producing MASHPHPRTPDLPSPSTPAGREGLAALLARPERALIALDFDGTLAEIVPDPEQARAHPGAVPALAALAPRVASVAVVTGRPAGVAVRYGGFAGVPGLEHLVVLGHYGAERWDAVSGVVTAPDVPSGVAAVRAELPGFLEELGAWRGTWIEEKGRAVAVHTRRADDPSEVFETVRGPLAELASRHGLIAEPGRFVVELRPPGMDKGVALAAYAREVGAESVLYAGDDLGDLPAFAAVEKLRSDGMAGLLLCSGSVDVPELAERADLALAGPGAVVGFLSALAERL from the coding sequence ATGGCCAGCCATCCGCACCCGCGCACGCCTGACCTGCCGTCCCCTTCGACGCCCGCCGGCCGCGAGGGCCTCGCCGCGCTCCTGGCGCGGCCCGAACGGGCCCTGATCGCCCTGGACTTCGACGGCACCCTCGCCGAGATCGTCCCCGACCCCGAGCAGGCCCGCGCCCACCCCGGCGCGGTCCCGGCCCTCGCCGCGCTCGCCCCGCGCGTGGCCTCGGTGGCGGTGGTCACGGGGCGGCCCGCCGGGGTGGCCGTGCGGTACGGCGGCTTCGCGGGGGTGCCGGGCCTTGAGCACCTGGTCGTCCTCGGCCATTACGGCGCCGAGCGCTGGGACGCCGTGTCCGGCGTGGTGACCGCGCCGGACGTACCGTCCGGGGTTGCCGCCGTGCGGGCCGAACTCCCCGGGTTCCTGGAGGAGTTGGGGGCGTGGCGGGGGACGTGGATCGAGGAGAAGGGGCGGGCGGTCGCCGTGCACACGCGCCGCGCGGACGACCCTTCCGAGGTGTTCGAGACGGTACGCGGGCCGCTGGCCGAGCTGGCCTCCCGGCATGGGCTGATCGCTGAACCCGGGCGGTTCGTGGTGGAGTTGCGGCCGCCGGGGATGGACAAGGGGGTCGCCCTTGCCGCGTACGCGCGGGAGGTGGGGGCGGAGTCGGTGTTGTACGCCGGGGACGATCTGGGCGATCTGCCGGCGTTCGCGGCGGTGGAGAAGCTTCGCTCCGATGGGATGGCCGGGCTGTTGCTGTGCAGCGGCAGCGTGGATGTGCCGGAGCTCGCGGAGCGGGCGGATCTGGCCCTTGCCGGGCCGGGGGCGGTGGTCGGCTTTCTGTCCGCGCTGGCTGAGCGCCTTTAG
- a CDS encoding alpha,alpha-trehalose-phosphate synthase (UDP-forming): protein MASEHGATVLVASNRGPVTYAVRDDGGLDARRGGGGLVSGLSAIGSDADSLWICAALGEGDREAVRRGVAEPGVRMLAIDPDVYADAYNGVANSTLWFVHHLLYQTPLEPAFGPEFQRQWESYRAYNRAFAEALAAEAAPDAAVLVQDYHLALVPGMLRELRADLRIGHFSHTPWAPVDYFRMLPDSVAEELLRGMLGADRLAFLTRRWADAFVACASEVVGGVGDTRIGVHGLGADADFLRERSRQADVESRLADLRAQVGGPDRRTVVRVDRTELSKNIVRGLHAYRLLLDSRPEWRGRVVHIAFAYPSRQDLAVYREYTEEVSRLAEAINSSYGTADWTPVLLHVKDDFARSLAAYRLADVALVNPIRDGMNLVAKEVPVVSDEGCVLVLSREAGACAELGEDALVVNPYDVSGTCEALHEALLMAPEERASRTKRLAAASTALPPAAWFLDQLEALRG, encoded by the coding sequence ATGGCTTCCGAGCACGGTGCAACGGTTCTTGTCGCGTCCAATCGCGGCCCGGTGACGTATGCCGTACGCGACGACGGCGGCCTCGACGCGAGGCGGGGCGGCGGCGGTCTGGTGTCCGGCCTGTCTGCGATCGGCTCCGACGCGGACTCGCTGTGGATCTGCGCGGCGCTCGGCGAGGGCGACCGGGAGGCCGTGCGGCGCGGGGTGGCGGAGCCCGGCGTGCGGATGCTCGCGATCGACCCGGACGTATACGCCGACGCGTACAACGGCGTCGCCAACTCGACGCTCTGGTTCGTCCACCACCTGCTCTACCAGACCCCCCTGGAGCCCGCCTTCGGGCCGGAGTTCCAGCGCCAGTGGGAGTCGTACCGCGCCTACAACCGGGCCTTCGCCGAGGCGCTCGCGGCGGAGGCCGCGCCGGATGCGGCGGTGCTCGTGCAGGACTACCACCTGGCCCTCGTCCCCGGCATGCTGCGGGAGTTGCGGGCCGACCTGCGGATCGGGCACTTCTCGCACACGCCGTGGGCGCCGGTGGACTACTTCCGGATGCTGCCGGACTCCGTCGCCGAGGAGCTGCTGCGCGGGATGCTCGGGGCGGACCGGCTGGCCTTCCTGACCCGGCGCTGGGCCGACGCGTTCGTGGCGTGCGCCTCGGAGGTGGTCGGCGGGGTCGGGGACACCCGGATCGGGGTGCACGGGCTCGGCGCCGACGCGGACTTCCTGCGGGAGCGGTCGCGGCAGGCCGATGTGGAGTCGCGGCTCGCGGATCTGCGGGCGCAAGTGGGCGGGCCCGACCGGCGGACCGTCGTGCGGGTCGACCGGACCGAGCTGTCCAAGAACATCGTGCGCGGGCTGCACGCGTACCGGCTGCTGCTCGACTCCCGGCCCGAGTGGCGGGGGCGGGTGGTGCACATCGCGTTCGCGTACCCGTCGCGGCAGGATCTGGCGGTGTACCGGGAGTACACGGAGGAGGTCTCGCGGCTCGCCGAAGCGATCAACTCCTCGTACGGGACGGCTGATTGGACCCCGGTCCTGCTCCATGTGAAGGACGACTTCGCGCGGTCGCTCGCGGCGTACCGGCTGGCCGATGTGGCGCTGGTGAATCCGATTCGGGACGGCATGAACCTGGTGGCCAAGGAGGTGCCGGTCGTGTCCGACGAGGGGTGTGTGCTGGTGCTTTCGCGGGAGGCAGGGGCGTGTGCGGAGCTGGGTGAGGACGCGCTCGTGGTCAACCCGTATGACGTTTCCGGGACTTGTGAGGCTCTGCATGAGGCGCTCCTCATGGCTCCGGAGGAGCGGGCCTCCCGGACGAAGCGGCTCGCTGCCGCGTCCACCGCGTTGCCGCCTGCCGCGTGGTTCCTGGATCAGCTGGAGGCGTTGCGGGGCTGA
- a CDS encoding DUF7927 domain-containing protein, with protein MWLRHQTGRPRRRSAATRIAGAAIALATAITGLGAANPASAEVIEPFAKRYDESLYGDFKTIGNTVLDCPTSPPDVVAACKETQAAQGTKNNNNFVERRINASSLTGTFDSSTGQVTIPPGAKVDYARLFWGGNAGTHRFGRTVRNICDLNREGNLPVDYAPGDPLTTRPIIRVGGGTQSEVNVENAVRTPNATQGPHYYTAEANVTSSFAGAPTGSPVEVAVGNVWAPTGQGCVGGWSLTVVYKYDAPNDQYAPDRRNVYIWGGHVIQRSVRTRAEAATTIPVDGFLRTEGEIHAAVTAYEGDWNTRGDQFLVDGQPVTEPSNGRKDNFFVSEDDGAVSPKYKNNLSVDAKAFEVPDGAIPEGARSATLTFTSTGDVYVPSQLALSVPVPDLEVTKTASPAKVAPGGTLTYTVKAKNISKLPYPGAKFSDDLTDNLDDATYNNDAKASMGDVSYSEPKISYLGDIPAGQTATITYSVKVNDPKTGDGKLKNNVDVESPRSNCENGSTDPSCGSTPQIVDPKPPVVPQLQIINRPSDPVVPPCSSVTNTITLTNKSAYPRKAAQIRFPVKPGGTPKPSSGTITKSGGFYIWKGDVPAHGKVTIKQLVKASCTPGGVVVITVTGDVPKTTCPMTKRAGGGTDPCTSVIISKRVQGRAVPPQLAETGGDERTLLYGGLAVVLCGLGALALAAARGRDRD; from the coding sequence ATGTGGCTCAGACATCAGACAGGAAGGCCGCGGCGCCGCAGCGCCGCTACCCGGATCGCCGGTGCGGCGATCGCCCTCGCAACCGCCATCACCGGCCTGGGTGCGGCGAACCCCGCGTCGGCGGAGGTGATCGAGCCCTTCGCGAAGCGCTACGACGAATCCCTCTACGGGGACTTCAAGACCATCGGCAACACGGTCCTCGACTGCCCGACCAGCCCGCCCGACGTGGTCGCCGCCTGCAAGGAGACCCAGGCGGCCCAGGGCACCAAGAACAACAACAACTTCGTCGAGCGGCGCATCAACGCCTCCAGCCTGACGGGCACCTTCGACTCCAGCACCGGCCAGGTGACCATCCCGCCCGGCGCGAAGGTCGACTACGCGCGCCTCTTCTGGGGCGGCAACGCCGGCACGCACCGCTTCGGCAGGACCGTGCGGAACATCTGTGACCTCAACCGCGAGGGCAACCTGCCGGTCGACTACGCTCCCGGCGACCCGCTCACCACTCGCCCGATCATCCGGGTCGGTGGCGGTACGCAGTCCGAGGTGAACGTCGAGAACGCGGTCCGCACCCCCAACGCCACCCAGGGCCCGCACTACTACACCGCCGAGGCCAACGTCACCAGCTCCTTCGCGGGCGCGCCCACCGGCAGCCCCGTCGAGGTCGCCGTCGGCAACGTCTGGGCGCCCACCGGGCAGGGCTGTGTCGGCGGCTGGTCGCTGACCGTCGTCTACAAGTACGACGCCCCCAATGACCAGTACGCACCCGACCGCCGCAACGTCTACATCTGGGGCGGCCATGTCATCCAGCGCTCGGTGCGCACGCGGGCGGAGGCCGCCACGACGATTCCGGTCGACGGCTTCCTGCGGACCGAGGGCGAGATCCACGCCGCCGTGACGGCGTACGAAGGCGACTGGAACACCAGGGGCGACCAGTTCCTGGTCGACGGCCAGCCCGTCACCGAACCGTCCAATGGCAGGAAGGACAACTTCTTCGTCAGCGAGGACGACGGCGCGGTCAGTCCGAAGTACAAGAACAACCTGAGCGTCGACGCCAAGGCCTTCGAGGTGCCGGACGGCGCGATCCCGGAGGGCGCCAGATCGGCCACGCTCACCTTCACCAGCACCGGCGACGTCTACGTCCCCTCGCAGCTGGCCCTCTCCGTGCCGGTGCCGGACCTGGAGGTCACCAAGACCGCCAGCCCCGCGAAGGTCGCCCCGGGTGGCACCCTGACCTACACGGTCAAGGCGAAGAACATCAGCAAACTGCCGTACCCCGGCGCCAAGTTCTCGGACGACCTGACGGACAACCTGGACGACGCGACGTACAACAATGACGCGAAGGCGTCCATGGGCGACGTCTCGTACAGCGAACCCAAGATCAGCTATCTCGGGGACATCCCGGCCGGTCAGACCGCGACCATCACCTACTCGGTGAAGGTCAACGACCCGAAGACCGGCGACGGCAAGCTGAAGAACAACGTCGACGTCGAGTCGCCGCGCTCCAACTGCGAGAACGGCTCCACCGATCCGAGCTGTGGCAGCACCCCGCAGATCGTCGACCCGAAGCCGCCGGTGGTGCCGCAGCTCCAGATCATCAACAGACCCAGCGATCCGGTGGTCCCGCCGTGCTCCTCGGTCACCAACACCATCACCCTCACCAACAAGTCCGCCTACCCGCGCAAGGCCGCGCAGATCCGCTTCCCGGTCAAGCCCGGCGGCACCCCGAAGCCGAGCAGCGGGACGATCACCAAGTCGGGCGGGTTCTACATCTGGAAGGGCGATGTCCCCGCGCACGGCAAGGTCACCATCAAGCAGCTGGTGAAGGCGTCCTGCACGCCCGGCGGCGTCGTGGTGATCACGGTGACGGGTGACGTGCCGAAGACCACCTGCCCGATGACCAAGCGGGCGGGCGGCGGCACCGACCCGTGCACCTCGGTCATCATCAGCAAGCGCGTCCAGGGTCGCGCCGTCCCGCCCCAGCTGGCCGAGACCGGCGGCGACGAGCGGACGCTGTTGTACGGCGGGCTCGCGGTGGTCCTGTGCGGACTCGGCGCACTGGCGCTGGCTGCCGCGCGTGGGCGTGATCGCGACTGA
- a CDS encoding glucosyl-3-phosphoglycerate synthase has protein sequence MLEEVERWLEKRSWSAADRPLAQVIAAKRGTTVSVVLPALNEEETVGDIVRTIRSELMTPAAPLVDELVVLDSGSTDGTAKIAAEAGARVVARDSVLPRIPAVPGKGEVLWRSLMVTGGDIVCFVDADLKDFSPDFVSGIVGPLLTDPEVQFVKAMYDRPLGDAPGQGGRVTELVARPLLNLHWPQLAGFVQPLGGEYAARRELLERLPFPVGYGVELGLLVDALHTVGLDALAQVDVGVRKHRHQDGQALGRMAAAIYRTAQLRLSRGHLVRPALTQFERGEDGFVPQTHPVDTEERPPMRDISEYAARRAA, from the coding sequence GTGCTGGAAGAGGTGGAGCGCTGGCTCGAGAAGCGCTCCTGGTCGGCAGCTGACCGCCCGCTTGCGCAGGTCATCGCGGCCAAGCGCGGCACGACGGTGAGCGTCGTGCTGCCCGCGCTGAACGAGGAGGAGACGGTCGGCGACATCGTCCGGACGATCCGGAGCGAGCTGATGACGCCCGCCGCTCCGCTGGTCGACGAACTGGTCGTACTCGACTCGGGCTCCACCGACGGCACCGCGAAGATCGCGGCCGAGGCCGGGGCGCGGGTGGTTGCGCGGGACTCGGTACTGCCCCGGATACCGGCCGTGCCCGGCAAGGGCGAGGTGCTGTGGCGCTCGCTCATGGTCACCGGCGGTGACATCGTCTGCTTCGTCGACGCGGACCTGAAGGACTTCTCGCCCGACTTCGTCTCGGGGATCGTGGGCCCGCTGCTCACCGACCCCGAGGTGCAGTTCGTCAAGGCGATGTACGACCGCCCGCTGGGGGACGCCCCCGGTCAGGGCGGCCGGGTCACCGAGCTGGTGGCCCGCCCGCTGCTCAATCTCCACTGGCCCCAACTCGCCGGATTCGTCCAGCCGTTGGGCGGCGAGTACGCGGCCCGCCGGGAGCTCCTCGAGCGGCTGCCGTTCCCCGTCGGGTACGGCGTCGAGCTGGGCCTGCTCGTCGACGCCCTGCACACCGTGGGCCTGGACGCTCTCGCGCAGGTCGACGTGGGGGTCAGGAAGCACCGGCACCAGGACGGGCAGGCGCTGGGGCGGATGGCCGCGGCGATCTACCGCACCGCCCAGCTGCGGCTCTCCCGAGGTCATCTCGTACGGCCCGCGCTCACCCAGTTCGAGCGGGGCGAGGACGGCTTCGTACCACAGACGCATCCCGTGGATACGGAAGAGCGGCCTCCGATGCGCGATATCAGTGAGTACGCGGCGCGTCGCGCTGCATAG
- the thrC gene encoding threonine synthase yields MAVQTVEAATTSVEGAANTVDLGPASGLSCRECGERFALGPIFACELCFGPLEVAYDLPVGDPEALRKKIESGPENIWRYAPLLPVPADVTDKPNLNPGWTKLVKADNLGRELGVEPGKLFVKDDSGNPTHSFKDRVVAQALEAARAFGFTTLSCSSTGNLAGAVGAAAARAGFRSCVFIPHDLEQGKVVSAAVYGGELVAIDGNYDDVNRFCSELIGDPLGEGWGFVNVNLRPYYGEGSKTLAYEICEQLGWQLPDQLVIPIASGSQLTKIDKGLQELIKLGLVEDKPYKIFGAQAEGCSPVSVAFKAGHDVVRPQKPNTIAKSLAIGNPADGPYVLDIARRTGGAIEDVNDEQVVEAVKLLARTEGIFAETAGGVTVGVTKKLVEAGLIDPTLTTVVLNTGDGLKTLDAVAETSQATAVIKPSLDAFRAAGLDS; encoded by the coding sequence ATGGCTGTACAGACTGTTGAAGCCGCTACGACCTCCGTCGAAGGCGCTGCGAACACCGTCGATCTCGGACCTGCCTCCGGACTCTCCTGTCGCGAATGCGGCGAGCGCTTCGCGCTCGGTCCCATTTTCGCCTGTGAACTGTGTTTCGGCCCGCTCGAGGTCGCGTACGACCTCCCCGTCGGTGACCCCGAGGCGCTGCGCAAGAAGATCGAGTCCGGCCCGGAGAACATCTGGCGCTACGCGCCGCTCCTGCCCGTCCCCGCGGACGTCACCGACAAGCCGAACCTGAACCCGGGCTGGACCAAGCTGGTCAAGGCCGACAACCTCGGGCGCGAACTCGGCGTCGAGCCGGGCAAGTTGTTCGTCAAGGACGACTCCGGCAACCCGACGCACTCCTTCAAGGACCGCGTCGTCGCCCAGGCCCTCGAGGCCGCCCGCGCCTTCGGATTCACCACGCTCTCCTGCTCCTCCACGGGCAACCTCGCGGGTGCCGTCGGCGCCGCGGCCGCCCGCGCCGGATTCCGCTCCTGCGTCTTCATCCCGCACGACCTGGAGCAGGGCAAGGTCGTCAGCGCCGCGGTGTACGGCGGCGAGCTCGTCGCCATCGACGGCAACTACGACGACGTGAACCGCTTCTGCTCCGAGCTCATCGGCGACCCGCTGGGCGAGGGCTGGGGCTTCGTCAACGTCAATCTGCGCCCGTACTACGGCGAGGGCTCCAAGACCCTCGCGTACGAGATCTGCGAGCAGCTCGGCTGGCAGCTGCCCGACCAGCTGGTCATCCCGATCGCCTCGGGCTCCCAGCTCACGAAGATCGACAAGGGTCTGCAGGAGCTCATCAAGCTGGGCCTCGTCGAGGACAAGCCGTACAAGATCTTCGGTGCCCAGGCCGAGGGCTGCTCGCCGGTGTCCGTCGCCTTCAAGGCCGGCCACGACGTCGTACGGCCGCAGAAGCCGAACACCATCGCCAAGTCCCTCGCGATCGGCAACCCGGCGGACGGTCCGTACGTCCTGGACATCGCGCGCCGCACGGGTGGTGCGATCGAGGACGTGAACGACGAGCAGGTCGTCGAGGCGGTCAAGCTGCTCGCCCGGACCGAGGGGATCTTCGCGGAGACCGCCGGTGGTGTGACGGTGGGCGTGACCAAGAAGCTGGTCGAGGCCGGGCTCATCGACCCGACCCTCACGACGGTCGTGCTGAACACGGGTGACGGGCTCAAGACCCTCGACGCCGTTGCCGAGACCTCGCAGGCCACTGCCGTGATCAAGCCTTCGCTGGACGCGTTCCGTGCGGCTGGTCTCGACAGCTGA
- a CDS encoding MoaD/ThiS family protein, whose protein sequence is MSVNVRIPTILRTYTGGRAEVAAEGATLADVIADLEKNHSGIAARVLDDQGKLRRFVNVYVNDDDVRFEQGLATATPDGAGVSIIPAVAGGC, encoded by the coding sequence ATGAGCGTGAACGTCCGCATCCCCACCATCCTGCGCACCTACACCGGCGGCCGGGCCGAGGTCGCGGCCGAGGGGGCCACCCTCGCCGATGTCATCGCCGACCTGGAGAAGAACCACTCCGGGATCGCCGCCCGCGTCCTGGACGACCAGGGCAAGCTGCGTCGCTTCGTGAACGTGTACGTGAACGACGACGACGTCCGCTTCGAGCAGGGCCTCGCCACCGCGACCCCGGACGGTGCGGGCGTCTCGATCATCCCCGCGGTCGCCGGCGGTTGCTGA